One Nocardia farcinica genomic region harbors:
- a CDS encoding GlcG/HbpS family heme-binding protein: MTSISLTAAVTIAEHAVAFGVEHGYDPLTVAVLDPGGHPVVLHRQDGSGILRPDIATAKAWGVLGLGVPNREIARRAAAAPAFFTSVAVLAQGRILDVPGGVFVRAESGTLLGAVGVTGAATSAEDELAAIAGIRAAGLVPETGAPST; this comes from the coding sequence ATGACATCGATCAGCCTGACCGCCGCTGTCACCATCGCCGAGCACGCCGTGGCCTTCGGCGTCGAACACGGCTACGACCCGCTCACCGTGGCTGTGCTCGACCCCGGCGGACACCCGGTCGTGCTGCACCGCCAGGACGGCTCGGGCATCCTGCGCCCGGACATCGCGACCGCCAAGGCCTGGGGTGTGCTCGGGCTCGGCGTGCCCAACCGGGAGATCGCCCGCCGCGCCGCCGCCGCACCGGCCTTCTTCACCTCGGTCGCCGTGCTCGCCCAGGGCCGCATCCTCGACGTGCCCGGCGGGGTGTTCGTCCGCGCCGAATCCGGGACGCTGCTCGGCGCGGTCGGCGTCACCGGCGCCGCCACCTCGGCGGAGGACGAGCTGGCCGCGATCGCCGGGATCCGCGCGGCGGGGCTGGTGCCCGAGACAGGCGCGCCGTCGACCTGA
- a CDS encoding DMT family transporter, which yields MRREPATLLPAAAALVWGASYTVTGWGLRELDVLSYNAIRFAAAAPLLFAVVLLTEGAPWVARAVWPRLAVSASIGIVAYQLTFSLAVAWTTVTEAAILIALSPLWAALFAAVAGERVPGPVVVAALVATVGVILVVTGRPDGPPPVHRLAGDLAALAAGVLWGLYPVVTRPLLDRYSPVRVTAWAALIGGAVLLAGAALLPGARPGAAEWAALTWVSLAFSVLAVTVFGLVAWYRGVRALGSARTMLLMFAVPVVAAAFAVVGGERIGPAQILGGALVLAALAAVPTTRSDPAPPVTPASKHPVPRRIP from the coding sequence GTGCGGCGTGAGCCGGCGACACTGCTGCCCGCGGCGGCGGCGCTGGTGTGGGGCGCCAGCTACACCGTCACCGGCTGGGGCCTGCGGGAACTGGATGTATTGAGCTACAACGCGATCCGGTTCGCCGCCGCGGCGCCGCTGCTGTTCGCGGTGGTGCTGCTCACCGAGGGCGCGCCGTGGGTGGCGCGGGCGGTATGGCCGCGGCTCGCGGTCTCGGCGTCGATCGGCATCGTGGCCTATCAGCTGACGTTCTCGCTGGCGGTCGCCTGGACCACGGTCACCGAGGCCGCGATCCTCATCGCCCTCTCGCCGCTGTGGGCAGCGCTGTTCGCCGCGGTGGCGGGGGAGCGGGTGCCCGGCCCGGTCGTCGTCGCCGCGCTGGTCGCCACGGTGGGGGTGATCCTGGTGGTGACCGGCCGACCGGACGGGCCGCCGCCGGTGCACCGCCTCGCCGGAGATCTGGCCGCGCTCGCCGCGGGCGTGTTGTGGGGACTGTATCCGGTGGTCACCCGGCCGTTGCTGGACCGCTACAGCCCGGTCCGGGTGACGGCGTGGGCGGCGCTGATCGGCGGCGCGGTCCTGCTCGCGGGCGCCGCGCTGCTGCCCGGCGCCCGGCCCGGCGCCGCCGAGTGGGCCGCGCTCACCTGGGTGTCGCTGGCGTTCTCGGTGCTCGCGGTCACCGTCTTCGGCCTCGTCGCCTGGTATCGCGGGGTGCGCGCCCTCGGCTCGGCGCGCACCATGCTGCTCATGTTCGCGGTGCCGGTGGTCGCCGCGGCGTTCGCGGTCGTCGGGGGTGAACGGATCGGCCCGGCCCAGATCCTCGGCGGCGCCCTCGTCCTGGCCGCGCTGGCCGCCGTGCCGACCACCCGATCCGACCCTGCCCCGCCGGTCACACCGGCATCGAAACACCCTGTCCCGAGGAGGATTCCATGA
- a CDS encoding flavin monoamine oxidase family protein — protein sequence MSATAQHRPIRGESLFDESFAFPAPLRTPAPAAPARVAVVGAGVGGLAAAYELQRRGLAVTVFERTARPGGRIRTWRFWDGTHGELGAMRIPGNHHCTLHYIREFALPTRPFVNANPDALYLLRDTRVRRADVARVVNGYRLAAGEQGDPLTLLDTLLRSAWEGLGEHRRKALLAGDVADPELERLAGTSLWQFARERLSAEAWDLVGHASGLLHYEHASLLEVLVDYFGLFNVDQVELVDGTDALVRAFVAALRPGTLRLATRVTAVRVDGDGVRVHGEQLGAPVEEDFDYLVCAVPAPGLDQIEITPGLPARQRQAIRGMNYASSTKTLLHLRDRPWEYRDGIYGGGSFTDLPIQQVWYPADNAVRVPGTDRLTARDRDRSHRPAVLTAAYLWENNARRFAALPEADRTRVVLSALDKLHPGIVASVDDVVHWTWDEQVGLGGGAFAYLAPGEHARYLAGIGAAHPAPAPRIFFAGEHLSVAHAWIQGALQSALDAVTQVLDRVSLARAA from the coding sequence ATGTCTGCTACCGCACAGCACCGCCCGATCCGTGGCGAGTCGCTGTTCGACGAGTCCTTCGCCTTTCCCGCGCCACTGCGCACCCCGGCACCGGCGGCGCCCGCGCGGGTCGCTGTCGTCGGCGCCGGTGTGGGCGGGCTCGCCGCCGCCTACGAACTCCAGCGCCGCGGGCTGGCCGTGACCGTCTTCGAACGCACCGCCCGGCCCGGTGGCCGCATCCGCACCTGGCGGTTCTGGGACGGCACCCACGGCGAACTCGGTGCCATGCGCATCCCGGGCAACCACCACTGCACCCTGCACTACATACGCGAATTCGCGCTACCCACAAGGCCGTTCGTCAACGCGAACCCCGACGCCCTCTATCTGCTGCGCGACACGCGCGTGCGGCGCGCCGACGTGGCGCGGGTGGTGAACGGTTATCGGCTCGCCGCCGGTGAGCAGGGCGACCCGCTGACACTGCTGGACACCCTGCTGCGTTCGGCGTGGGAGGGGCTCGGCGAGCACCGGCGCAAGGCGCTGCTCGCCGGCGACGTCGCCGACCCGGAACTCGAGCGGCTGGCGGGCACCTCGCTGTGGCAGTTCGCGCGCGAGCGGCTCTCCGCCGAGGCGTGGGATCTGGTCGGGCACGCCAGCGGGCTGCTGCACTACGAGCACGCCTCCCTGCTCGAGGTGCTCGTCGACTACTTCGGGCTGTTCAACGTCGACCAGGTCGAGCTCGTCGACGGCACCGACGCCCTGGTGCGCGCCTTCGTCGCGGCCCTGCGCCCCGGCACCCTGCGGCTGGCGACCCGCGTCACCGCCGTGCGGGTCGACGGCGACGGTGTGCGCGTGCACGGCGAGCAGCTCGGCGCACCGGTCGAGGAGGACTTCGACTACCTCGTCTGCGCCGTGCCCGCGCCCGGCCTCGACCAGATCGAGATCACCCCCGGCCTGCCCGCCCGCCAGCGGCAGGCCATCCGCGGCATGAACTACGCCAGCAGCACCAAAACCCTGCTGCACCTGCGGGACCGGCCCTGGGAGTACCGTGACGGCATCTACGGCGGCGGCAGCTTCACCGACCTGCCGATCCAGCAGGTGTGGTATCCGGCCGACAACGCCGTGCGGGTGCCGGGCACCGATCGCCTCACCGCCCGCGACCGCGACCGCTCGCATCGTCCGGCCGTACTCACCGCCGCCTACCTGTGGGAGAACAACGCCCGCCGCTTCGCCGCGCTGCCCGAAGCCGACCGCACCCGCGTCGTGCTGTCCGCGCTCGACAAGCTGCACCCGGGCATCGTCGCCTCGGTCGACGACGTGGTGCACTGGACCTGGGACGAACAGGTCGGTCTGGGCGGCGGCGCGTTCGCCTATCTGGCGCCCGGCGAGCACGCGCGGTACCTGGCCGGGATCGGCGCCGCCCATCCCGCGCCCGCGCCGCGGATCTTCTTCGCCGGCGAACACCTCTCGGTGGCACACGCGTGGATCCAGGGCGCACTGCAGTCGGCGCTCGACGCGGTCACCCAGGTGCTCGATCGCGTGAGCCTGGCTCGTGCGGCGTGA
- a CDS encoding DoxX family protein: MDVAYHIVTVAAALWIGFSGYSLYSKQPFVVEPLERYGVPRAWWNWLAAAKSAGALGLLAGLVVPAVGVAAAMGLIVYFLGAVATTIHAKSYGTTVFPLLYLAPAAAALALQLAR; encoded by the coding sequence ATGGACGTCGCGTATCACATCGTCACGGTGGCGGCTGCGCTGTGGATCGGGTTCTCGGGGTATTCGCTCTACAGCAAGCAGCCGTTCGTCGTGGAACCGCTCGAGCGGTACGGGGTTCCGCGGGCCTGGTGGAATTGGTTGGCGGCGGCGAAGTCGGCGGGCGCACTGGGCCTGCTCGCCGGGTTGGTGGTGCCCGCGGTCGGTGTCGCCGCGGCGATGGGGTTGATCGTCTACTTCCTGGGTGCCGTCGCCACCACGATCCACGCGAAATCGTATGGGACGACCGTGTTTCCGCTGCTGTACCTGGCGCCGGCGGCGGCGGCCCTGGCGCTGCAGCTGGCCCGGTGA